The Vespula vulgaris chromosome 2, iyVesVulg1.1, whole genome shotgun sequence genome has a segment encoding these proteins:
- the LOC127061666 gene encoding diacylglycerol kinase theta isoform X4, with the protein MASVSAETRAIHGHSFSKKTFHKPTYCHNCTDMLWGLIQQGYICEVCNFVVHDRCLKAVVSPCSSIAASLIKNPVAHCWSEQLVHRKRKFCNVCRKRLDDNLSIHCQICEYFVHTECQDFAVADCKENATYLPGKDLAAVKHTHHWREGNLPSNSKCAVCKKSCFSAECLSGFRCEWCGVTSHAFCYKSIPSECTFGNLESIYLPPHAVSIPRTEVPMEAIIGVQVRRKEVLAREYSCHNIGEQFDFAESEQIGAAGRLAEALRRLSLVLPRSCHGNCHASPPYVRARSISEEFSSGDAKYRDNDEPVQGPHGRDPRYNKDKEDKERGDEEMIKVYDGNSSLRRRIFRVITIPRQATTEQVLTSALRAFHITKDSSNFYLTDLYATEETELCDPTPVLNLNRKEGKRPAVFLRFKDNESGEVRVYPGKLQISESFCIVPVTETTTVTDLIQESLQRFNLKSANSEDYRCRQILLDRDVSGRVLSPEEKPWDIVKQLGKDSIRQMELMRFYLQLKQDPHGPNLALFVGNLPPNLSERNYENMLTEFLGKENKFSSIGPIYYEYGSMVIIYEDSNKAVKALYTLRESKYEDKHLLVMLLPSIEPSMVPSGVQPLLVFVNVKSGGCQGLQLISSFRKLLNPFQVFDLDNGGPLPGLYVFRHIKHYRILVCGGDGTIGWVLQCLDNVGQDSECSSPACAIVPLGTGNDLARVLCWGSGYTGDEDPLNLLRDVIDAEEIILDRWTVVFHPEEKDDKSQMSTNAAVGASSTSEDNTQIFVMNNYFGLGIDADLCLDFHNAREENPNKFNSRIRNKGVYVKMGLRKMVGRKPCKDLHNQIRLEVDGKLVDLPQVEGIIILNILSWGSGANPWGPDKEDQFNKPNHWDGMLEVVGVTGVMHLGQIQSGLRGAMRIAQGGHIKIRLHSDIPVQVDGEPWVQSPGEIVVLKSALKATMLKKSKGKMKRRNTESSMQLALQAAPSNDPDSEIF; encoded by the exons ATGGCGTCGGTCTCGGCCGAAACTCGAGCCATCCATGGGCACAGTTTCAGTAAGAAGACGTTTCACAAGCCGACGTACTGCCACAACTGTACGGACATGCTCTGGGGCCTCATTCAGCAGGGGTACATCTGCGAAG TTTGCAACTTCGTGGTGCACGACCGCTGTCTCAAGGCCGTCGTGTCTCCCTGCTCCAGCATCGCGGCAAGCCTGATTAAG AACCCGGTCGCACACTGTTGGTCCGAACAGTTGGTACAtcgcaaaagaaaattttgcaaCGTTTGTCGGAAACGATTGGATGATAATCTATCCATACATTGCCAAA TATGCGAGTATTTTGTGCACACGGAATGTCAGGACTTTGCTGTGGCAGACTGCAAAGAAAATGCAACTTATTTACCTGGAAAGGATTTGGCTGCTGTAAAACATACGCACCATTGGCGAGAAGGAAATCTTCCTAGCAATTCTAAGTGCGCCGTATGCAAGAAAAGTTGCTTCTCTGCCGAGTGCCTTTCTGGATTTCGCTGCGAATGGTGCGGCGTAACG TCACACGCATTCTGCTACAAAAGCATTCCCTCCGAATGTACGTTTGGGAATTTGGAATCAATTTACCTACCGCCACATGCCGTCAGTATTCCACGTACCGAAGTACCAATGGAAGCGATTATTGGGGTACAAGTGCGTCGTAAAGAAGTCCTGGCGCGTGAGTATTCCTGCC ATAACATCGGAGAGCAATTCGATTTCGCTGAGAGTGAACAAATTGGGGCTGCAGGCCGCCTAGCAGAAGCTTTGAGGCGCCTTTCACTAGTTTTGCCACGTAGCTGCCATGGAAATTGTCATGCTTCCCCTCCTTATGTTCGAG cAAGAAGCATATCCGAAGAATTTAGCAGTGGCGATGCCAAGTATCGCGATAACGACGAACCTGTGCAAGGTCCGCATGGCCGTGATCCACGATATAACAAAGAtaaggaagataaagagagaggcgACGAAG agaTGATAAAGGTGTACGATGGTAATAGCTCTTTGAGGCGTCGAATATTTCGAGTAATCACGATACCTAGACAAGCTACCACGGAACAGGTTTTAACATCCGCACTTCGTGCATTTCATATCACGAAAGATTCTA GCAATTTTTACTTAACCGACTTGTACGCTACGGAGGAAACTGAGTTGTGCGATCCGACACCAGTTCTAAACTTGAATCGTAAAGAAGGCAAACGTCCGGCAGTCTTTTTGCGATTTAA GGACAATGAAAGCGGAGAAGTGCGAGTCTATCCTGGAAAATTACAGATATCGGAGTCGTTCTGCATCGTACCTGTAACGGAAACAACGACAGTAACAGATTTAATTCAGGAATCCCTTCAAAGGTTTAATCTAAAAAGTGCAAATTCTGAAGATTACAGATGTAGACAAATTCTCCTGGATCGTGACG TATCCGGCCGTGTTTTATCGCCAGAAGAAAAACCATGGGATATAGTTAAACAGCTCGGTAAAGATTCCATTAGGCAAATGGAATTGATGCgcttttatttacaattaaaacAAGATCCCCACGGACCCAATTTGGCTCTATTCGTGGGGAACTTGCCACCGAATCTTTCGGAacgaaattatgaaaatatgttGACCGAGTTTTTAGGAAAAG AAAACAAATTCTCATCCATTGGCCCAATTTACTACGAATACGGTTCGATGGTAATTATATACGAAGATTCGAATAAAGCAGTTAAAGCGTTGTACACTTTGCGCGAATCAAAATACGAAGACAAACATCTTCtgg TTATGTTATTGCCAAGTATCGAACCAAGTATGGTACCATCAGGTGTTCAACCCTTACTTGTATTTGTGAATGTCAAATCTGGTGGTTGCCAAGGGCTACAGTTGATTTCTAGCTTTCGTAAACTTTTAAATCCTTTTCAAGTGTTTGATCTGGATAATGGCGGGCCACTTCCTGG GCTTTACGTTTTTCGTCACATTAAACACTACAGAATTTTGGTCTGTGGCGGAGATGGTACGATAGGATGGGTCTTGCAATGTTTGGACAACGTCGGTCAAGACAGCGAATGTTCTTCGCCCGCTTGCGCTATCGTACCGTTAGGAACAGGAAATGATTTGGCGAGAGTGTTATGTTGGGGGTCTGGATATACAGGTGACGAGGATCCATTGAATTTATTACGAGATGTTATCGACGCAGAAGAAATTATATTGGACAGATGGACGGTTGTTTTTCAtccggaagaaaaagatgacaaGTCCCAAATGAGCACCAACGCTGCAG TAGGGGCAAGTTCAACCAGCGAGGACAATACGCAAATATttgtaatgaataattatttcggtCTTGGTATCGATGCGGACTTGTGCTTAGACTTTCACAATGCAAGAGAAGAGAATCCTAACAAGTTCAATAGTAGAATTCGAAATAAGGGTGTATACGTGAAAATGGGTTTACGTAAAATGGTCGGCCGTAAACCTTGCAAAGACTTGCACAATCAGATTCGATTGGAGGTGGACGGTAAACTGGTGGATTTGCCGCAAGTCGAAGGAATAATCATTCTCAATATTTTAAG TTGGGGCTCTGGTGCTAACCCTTGGGGACCAGATAAAGAAGATCAGTTTAACAAACCGAATCATTGGGATGGTATGTTGGAAGTCGTAGGAGTTACAGGCGTTATGCATCTAGGACAGATTCAGTCTGGTCTCCGTGGAGCAATGAGGATAGCACAG GGTGGGCATATAAAAATACGTTTGCACTCTGATATACCAGTACAAGTAGATGGCGAACCGTGGGTCCAGAGTCCGGGAGAAATTGTAGTTCTAAAATCTGCATTAAAG
- the LOC127061666 gene encoding diacylglycerol kinase theta isoform X8 yields MASVSAETRAIHGHSFSKKTFHKPTYCHNCTDMLWGLIQQGYICEVCNFVVHDRCLKAVVSPCSSIAASLIKNPVAHCWSEQLVHRKRKFCNVCRKRLDDNLSIHCQICEYFVHTECQDFAVADCKENATYLPGKDLAAVKHTHHWREGNLPSNSKCAVCKKSCFSAECLSGFRCEWCGVTSHAFCYKSIPSECTFGNLESIYLPPHAVSIPRTEVPMEAIIGVQVRRKEVLAREYSCPRSISEEFSSGDAKYRDNDEPVQGPHGRDPRYNKDKEDKERGDEEMIKVYDGNSSLRRRIFRVITIPRQATTEQVLTSALRAFHITKDSKNIHFHPGNFYLTDLYATEETELCDPTPVLNLNRKEGKRPAVFLRFKDNESGEVRVYPGKLQISESFCIVPVTETTTVTDLIQESLQRFNLKSANSEDYRCRQILLDRDVSGRVLSPEEKPWDIVKQLGKDSIRQMELMRFYLQLKQDPHGPNLALFVGNLPPNLSERNYENMLTEFLGKENKFSSIGPIYYEYGSMVIIYEDSNKAVKALYTLRESKYEDKHLLVMLLPSIEPSMVPSGVQPLLVFVNVKSGGCQGLQLISSFRKLLNPFQVFDLDNGGPLPGLYVFRHIKHYRILVCGGDGTIGWVLQCLDNVGQDSECSSPACAIVPLGTGNDLARVLCWGSGYTGDEDPLNLLRDVIDAEEIILDRWTVVFHPEEKDDKSQMSTNAAVGASSTSEDNTQIFVMNNYFGLGIDADLCLDFHNAREENPNKFNSRIRNKGVYVKMGLRKMVGRKPCKDLHNQIRLEVDGKLVDLPQVEGIIILNILSWGSGANPWGPDKEDQFNKPNHWDGMLEVVGVTGVMHLGQIQSGLRGAMRIAQGGHIKIRLHSDIPVQVDGEPWVQSPGEIVVLKSALKATMLKKSKGKMKRRNTESSMQLALQAAPSNDPDSEIF; encoded by the exons ATGGCGTCGGTCTCGGCCGAAACTCGAGCCATCCATGGGCACAGTTTCAGTAAGAAGACGTTTCACAAGCCGACGTACTGCCACAACTGTACGGACATGCTCTGGGGCCTCATTCAGCAGGGGTACATCTGCGAAG TTTGCAACTTCGTGGTGCACGACCGCTGTCTCAAGGCCGTCGTGTCTCCCTGCTCCAGCATCGCGGCAAGCCTGATTAAG AACCCGGTCGCACACTGTTGGTCCGAACAGTTGGTACAtcgcaaaagaaaattttgcaaCGTTTGTCGGAAACGATTGGATGATAATCTATCCATACATTGCCAAA TATGCGAGTATTTTGTGCACACGGAATGTCAGGACTTTGCTGTGGCAGACTGCAAAGAAAATGCAACTTATTTACCTGGAAAGGATTTGGCTGCTGTAAAACATACGCACCATTGGCGAGAAGGAAATCTTCCTAGCAATTCTAAGTGCGCCGTATGCAAGAAAAGTTGCTTCTCTGCCGAGTGCCTTTCTGGATTTCGCTGCGAATGGTGCGGCGTAACG TCACACGCATTCTGCTACAAAAGCATTCCCTCCGAATGTACGTTTGGGAATTTGGAATCAATTTACCTACCGCCACATGCCGTCAGTATTCCACGTACCGAAGTACCAATGGAAGCGATTATTGGGGTACAAGTGCGTCGTAAAGAAGTCCTGGCGCGTGAGTATTCCTGCC cAAGAAGCATATCCGAAGAATTTAGCAGTGGCGATGCCAAGTATCGCGATAACGACGAACCTGTGCAAGGTCCGCATGGCCGTGATCCACGATATAACAAAGAtaaggaagataaagagagaggcgACGAAG agaTGATAAAGGTGTACGATGGTAATAGCTCTTTGAGGCGTCGAATATTTCGAGTAATCACGATACCTAGACAAGCTACCACGGAACAGGTTTTAACATCCGCACTTCGTGCATTTCATATCACGAAAGATTCTA aaaatattcatttccaTCCAGGCAATTTTTACTTAACCGACTTGTACGCTACGGAGGAAACTGAGTTGTGCGATCCGACACCAGTTCTAAACTTGAATCGTAAAGAAGGCAAACGTCCGGCAGTCTTTTTGCGATTTAA GGACAATGAAAGCGGAGAAGTGCGAGTCTATCCTGGAAAATTACAGATATCGGAGTCGTTCTGCATCGTACCTGTAACGGAAACAACGACAGTAACAGATTTAATTCAGGAATCCCTTCAAAGGTTTAATCTAAAAAGTGCAAATTCTGAAGATTACAGATGTAGACAAATTCTCCTGGATCGTGACG TATCCGGCCGTGTTTTATCGCCAGAAGAAAAACCATGGGATATAGTTAAACAGCTCGGTAAAGATTCCATTAGGCAAATGGAATTGATGCgcttttatttacaattaaaacAAGATCCCCACGGACCCAATTTGGCTCTATTCGTGGGGAACTTGCCACCGAATCTTTCGGAacgaaattatgaaaatatgttGACCGAGTTTTTAGGAAAAG AAAACAAATTCTCATCCATTGGCCCAATTTACTACGAATACGGTTCGATGGTAATTATATACGAAGATTCGAATAAAGCAGTTAAAGCGTTGTACACTTTGCGCGAATCAAAATACGAAGACAAACATCTTCtgg TTATGTTATTGCCAAGTATCGAACCAAGTATGGTACCATCAGGTGTTCAACCCTTACTTGTATTTGTGAATGTCAAATCTGGTGGTTGCCAAGGGCTACAGTTGATTTCTAGCTTTCGTAAACTTTTAAATCCTTTTCAAGTGTTTGATCTGGATAATGGCGGGCCACTTCCTGG GCTTTACGTTTTTCGTCACATTAAACACTACAGAATTTTGGTCTGTGGCGGAGATGGTACGATAGGATGGGTCTTGCAATGTTTGGACAACGTCGGTCAAGACAGCGAATGTTCTTCGCCCGCTTGCGCTATCGTACCGTTAGGAACAGGAAATGATTTGGCGAGAGTGTTATGTTGGGGGTCTGGATATACAGGTGACGAGGATCCATTGAATTTATTACGAGATGTTATCGACGCAGAAGAAATTATATTGGACAGATGGACGGTTGTTTTTCAtccggaagaaaaagatgacaaGTCCCAAATGAGCACCAACGCTGCAG TAGGGGCAAGTTCAACCAGCGAGGACAATACGCAAATATttgtaatgaataattatttcggtCTTGGTATCGATGCGGACTTGTGCTTAGACTTTCACAATGCAAGAGAAGAGAATCCTAACAAGTTCAATAGTAGAATTCGAAATAAGGGTGTATACGTGAAAATGGGTTTACGTAAAATGGTCGGCCGTAAACCTTGCAAAGACTTGCACAATCAGATTCGATTGGAGGTGGACGGTAAACTGGTGGATTTGCCGCAAGTCGAAGGAATAATCATTCTCAATATTTTAAG TTGGGGCTCTGGTGCTAACCCTTGGGGACCAGATAAAGAAGATCAGTTTAACAAACCGAATCATTGGGATGGTATGTTGGAAGTCGTAGGAGTTACAGGCGTTATGCATCTAGGACAGATTCAGTCTGGTCTCCGTGGAGCAATGAGGATAGCACAG GGTGGGCATATAAAAATACGTTTGCACTCTGATATACCAGTACAAGTAGATGGCGAACCGTGGGTCCAGAGTCCGGGAGAAATTGTAGTTCTAAAATCTGCATTAAAG
- the LOC127061666 gene encoding diacylglycerol kinase theta isoform X1, with the protein MASVSAETRAIHGHSFSKKTFHKPTYCHNCTDMLWGLIQQGYICEVCNFVVHDRCLKAVVSPCSSIAASLIKNPVAHCWSEQLVHRKRKFCNVCRKRLDDNLSIHCQICEYFVHTECQDFAVADCKENATYLPGKDLAAVKHTHHWREGNLPSNSKCAVCKKSCFSAECLSGFRCEWCGVTSHAFCYKSIPSECTFGNLESIYLPPHAVSIPRTEVPMEAIIGVQVRRKEVLAREYSCHNIGEQFDFAESEQIGAAGRLAEALRRLSLVLPRSCHGNCHASPPYVRARSISEEFSSGDAKYRDNDEPVQGPHGRDPRYNKDKEDKERGDEEMIKVYDGNSSLRRRIFRVITIPRQATTEQVLTSALRAFHITKDSKNIHFHPGNFYLTDLYATEETELCDPTPVLNLNRKEGKRPAVFLRFKDNESGEVRVYPGKLQISESFCIVPVTETTTVTDLIQESLQRFNLKSANSEDYRCRQILLDRDVSGRVLSPEEKPWDIVKQLGKDSIRQMELMRFYLQLKQDPHGPNLALFVGNLPPNLSERNYENMLTEFLGKENKFSSIGPIYYEYGSMVIIYEDSNKAVKALYTLRESKYEDKHLLVMLLPSIEPSMVPSGVQPLLVFVNVKSGGCQGLQLISSFRKLLNPFQVFDLDNGGPLPGLYVFRHIKHYRILVCGGDGTIGWVLQCLDNVGQDSECSSPACAIVPLGTGNDLARVLCWGSGYTGDEDPLNLLRDVIDAEEIILDRWTVVFHPEEKDDKSQMSTNAAVGASSTSEDNTQIFVMNNYFGLGIDADLCLDFHNAREENPNKFNSRIRNKGVYVKMGLRKMVGRKPCKDLHNQIRLEVDGKLVDLPQVEGIIILNILSWGSGANPWGPDKEDQFNKPNHWDGMLEVVGVTGVMHLGQIQSGLRGAMRIAQGGHIKIRLHSDIPVQVDGEPWVQSPGEIVVLKSALKATMLKKSKGKMKRRNTESSMQLALQAAPSNDPDSEIF; encoded by the exons ATGGCGTCGGTCTCGGCCGAAACTCGAGCCATCCATGGGCACAGTTTCAGTAAGAAGACGTTTCACAAGCCGACGTACTGCCACAACTGTACGGACATGCTCTGGGGCCTCATTCAGCAGGGGTACATCTGCGAAG TTTGCAACTTCGTGGTGCACGACCGCTGTCTCAAGGCCGTCGTGTCTCCCTGCTCCAGCATCGCGGCAAGCCTGATTAAG AACCCGGTCGCACACTGTTGGTCCGAACAGTTGGTACAtcgcaaaagaaaattttgcaaCGTTTGTCGGAAACGATTGGATGATAATCTATCCATACATTGCCAAA TATGCGAGTATTTTGTGCACACGGAATGTCAGGACTTTGCTGTGGCAGACTGCAAAGAAAATGCAACTTATTTACCTGGAAAGGATTTGGCTGCTGTAAAACATACGCACCATTGGCGAGAAGGAAATCTTCCTAGCAATTCTAAGTGCGCCGTATGCAAGAAAAGTTGCTTCTCTGCCGAGTGCCTTTCTGGATTTCGCTGCGAATGGTGCGGCGTAACG TCACACGCATTCTGCTACAAAAGCATTCCCTCCGAATGTACGTTTGGGAATTTGGAATCAATTTACCTACCGCCACATGCCGTCAGTATTCCACGTACCGAAGTACCAATGGAAGCGATTATTGGGGTACAAGTGCGTCGTAAAGAAGTCCTGGCGCGTGAGTATTCCTGCC ATAACATCGGAGAGCAATTCGATTTCGCTGAGAGTGAACAAATTGGGGCTGCAGGCCGCCTAGCAGAAGCTTTGAGGCGCCTTTCACTAGTTTTGCCACGTAGCTGCCATGGAAATTGTCATGCTTCCCCTCCTTATGTTCGAG cAAGAAGCATATCCGAAGAATTTAGCAGTGGCGATGCCAAGTATCGCGATAACGACGAACCTGTGCAAGGTCCGCATGGCCGTGATCCACGATATAACAAAGAtaaggaagataaagagagaggcgACGAAG agaTGATAAAGGTGTACGATGGTAATAGCTCTTTGAGGCGTCGAATATTTCGAGTAATCACGATACCTAGACAAGCTACCACGGAACAGGTTTTAACATCCGCACTTCGTGCATTTCATATCACGAAAGATTCTA aaaatattcatttccaTCCAGGCAATTTTTACTTAACCGACTTGTACGCTACGGAGGAAACTGAGTTGTGCGATCCGACACCAGTTCTAAACTTGAATCGTAAAGAAGGCAAACGTCCGGCAGTCTTTTTGCGATTTAA GGACAATGAAAGCGGAGAAGTGCGAGTCTATCCTGGAAAATTACAGATATCGGAGTCGTTCTGCATCGTACCTGTAACGGAAACAACGACAGTAACAGATTTAATTCAGGAATCCCTTCAAAGGTTTAATCTAAAAAGTGCAAATTCTGAAGATTACAGATGTAGACAAATTCTCCTGGATCGTGACG TATCCGGCCGTGTTTTATCGCCAGAAGAAAAACCATGGGATATAGTTAAACAGCTCGGTAAAGATTCCATTAGGCAAATGGAATTGATGCgcttttatttacaattaaaacAAGATCCCCACGGACCCAATTTGGCTCTATTCGTGGGGAACTTGCCACCGAATCTTTCGGAacgaaattatgaaaatatgttGACCGAGTTTTTAGGAAAAG AAAACAAATTCTCATCCATTGGCCCAATTTACTACGAATACGGTTCGATGGTAATTATATACGAAGATTCGAATAAAGCAGTTAAAGCGTTGTACACTTTGCGCGAATCAAAATACGAAGACAAACATCTTCtgg TTATGTTATTGCCAAGTATCGAACCAAGTATGGTACCATCAGGTGTTCAACCCTTACTTGTATTTGTGAATGTCAAATCTGGTGGTTGCCAAGGGCTACAGTTGATTTCTAGCTTTCGTAAACTTTTAAATCCTTTTCAAGTGTTTGATCTGGATAATGGCGGGCCACTTCCTGG GCTTTACGTTTTTCGTCACATTAAACACTACAGAATTTTGGTCTGTGGCGGAGATGGTACGATAGGATGGGTCTTGCAATGTTTGGACAACGTCGGTCAAGACAGCGAATGTTCTTCGCCCGCTTGCGCTATCGTACCGTTAGGAACAGGAAATGATTTGGCGAGAGTGTTATGTTGGGGGTCTGGATATACAGGTGACGAGGATCCATTGAATTTATTACGAGATGTTATCGACGCAGAAGAAATTATATTGGACAGATGGACGGTTGTTTTTCAtccggaagaaaaagatgacaaGTCCCAAATGAGCACCAACGCTGCAG TAGGGGCAAGTTCAACCAGCGAGGACAATACGCAAATATttgtaatgaataattatttcggtCTTGGTATCGATGCGGACTTGTGCTTAGACTTTCACAATGCAAGAGAAGAGAATCCTAACAAGTTCAATAGTAGAATTCGAAATAAGGGTGTATACGTGAAAATGGGTTTACGTAAAATGGTCGGCCGTAAACCTTGCAAAGACTTGCACAATCAGATTCGATTGGAGGTGGACGGTAAACTGGTGGATTTGCCGCAAGTCGAAGGAATAATCATTCTCAATATTTTAAG TTGGGGCTCTGGTGCTAACCCTTGGGGACCAGATAAAGAAGATCAGTTTAACAAACCGAATCATTGGGATGGTATGTTGGAAGTCGTAGGAGTTACAGGCGTTATGCATCTAGGACAGATTCAGTCTGGTCTCCGTGGAGCAATGAGGATAGCACAG GGTGGGCATATAAAAATACGTTTGCACTCTGATATACCAGTACAAGTAGATGGCGAACCGTGGGTCCAGAGTCCGGGAGAAATTGTAGTTCTAAAATCTGCATTAAAG